A single genomic interval of Oceanithermus profundus DSM 14977 harbors:
- a CDS encoding VOC family protein produces the protein MGLHTLHLATPELEADLGFFQVLGYALCELEEPHARLIPGSGPELQLESVGGGAALVPVFDGLGPREDLEGNPLRYAPPPRGAVSRGQARVWGPVLPVVDLPSSLAWYERHLGLAEVFSEADTGWAELEHPEGGRVVLAFAPDLDTPAMLALGVRDAAAEVERLREHDLLPVWTRSVPWGRMAAYAAPGGLPVLLLEASSSSG, from the coding sequence ATGGGGCTGCACACGCTGCACCTCGCCACACCCGAGCTGGAGGCCGACCTGGGCTTCTTCCAGGTCCTCGGGTACGCGCTTTGCGAACTGGAGGAGCCGCACGCGCGGCTGATCCCCGGTTCGGGTCCGGAGCTGCAGCTCGAAAGCGTAGGGGGCGGCGCCGCCCTCGTGCCCGTCTTCGACGGCCTGGGGCCGCGGGAGGACCTCGAGGGCAACCCCCTGCGGTACGCGCCCCCGCCGCGGGGCGCCGTCTCCCGGGGCCAGGCCCGGGTCTGGGGCCCGGTTCTGCCCGTCGTGGACCTGCCCAGCAGCCTCGCCTGGTACGAACGGCATCTGGGCCTCGCCGAGGTCTTCTCCGAGGCCGACACCGGCTGGGCGGAACTGGAGCATCCCGAGGGCGGCCGGGTCGTCCTGGCCTTCGCCCCCGACCTCGACACCCCGGCGATGCTGGCCCTCGGGGTCCGCGACGCGGCCGCCGAGGTGGAGCGCCTGCGGGAGCACGACCTCCTCCCCGTCTGGACGCGCAGCGTCCCTTGGGGGCGCATGGCCGCCTACGCCGCGCCCGGAGGGCTGCCGGTGCTGCTGCTGGAGGCTAGTAGTAGTAGCGGTTGA
- the mltG gene encoding endolytic transglycosylase MltG, producing MSSETPPRPRKRRIWPWALAASGLLLAVGAAAWIGWLLGPTGASAIVEIPEGAGAQAVGRILESNGLVRSGRAFALYARWKGAAARLQSGYYKLEGRGVPRLVEDLTGGRAPVMVRLVFPEGWRAVDYAERLEAAGFDGAGFLSIVRNPPAEWTPAYVEGPTLEGYLFPDTYDLPKGADPAVVVTVMLRRFDREVTPERVRAAEALKLSIHGWVTLASIVQAEAGGAEEMPAIAGVFLNRLDAGMPLQSDPTVAYALGKKLPELDRYAGDFDVDSPYNTYKHPGLPPGPIDNPGLEALLAVLNPQRTDANGLPYFYFFHAGGRLYLSSTFNEHLRKLNRYYY from the coding sequence GTGAGCTCCGAGACCCCGCCGCGCCCCCGCAAGCGCCGGATCTGGCCCTGGGCGCTCGCCGCTTCGGGGCTGCTGCTCGCCGTCGGCGCCGCGGCCTGGATCGGCTGGCTGCTGGGGCCCACCGGGGCCAGCGCCATCGTCGAGATCCCCGAGGGGGCGGGCGCCCAGGCCGTGGGCCGCATCCTCGAAAGCAACGGGTTGGTCCGCTCCGGGCGCGCCTTCGCCCTCTACGCCCGCTGGAAGGGGGCGGCCGCCCGCCTGCAGAGCGGTTACTACAAGCTCGAGGGCCGGGGCGTGCCGCGGCTGGTCGAAGACCTCACCGGCGGCCGTGCACCGGTGATGGTGCGGCTCGTCTTTCCCGAGGGTTGGCGCGCCGTCGACTACGCCGAACGCCTTGAAGCGGCGGGTTTCGACGGGGCGGGCTTCCTGTCGATCGTCCGCAACCCCCCCGCCGAGTGGACCCCCGCCTACGTCGAGGGGCCGACGCTCGAGGGCTACCTCTTTCCCGACACCTACGACCTGCCGAAGGGGGCGGATCCCGCGGTGGTCGTCACCGTGATGCTGCGCCGCTTCGACCGCGAGGTCACCCCCGAGCGCGTCCGCGCCGCGGAGGCCCTGAAGCTCAGCATTCACGGCTGGGTGACGCTGGCCTCCATCGTTCAGGCCGAGGCGGGCGGCGCCGAGGAGATGCCCGCCATCGCCGGGGTCTTCCTCAACCGGCTGGACGCCGGGATGCCCCTGCAGTCCGACCCGACGGTGGCCTACGCGCTGGGCAAGAAGCTGCCCGAGCTCGACCGCTACGCGGGGGACTTCGACGTCGATTCGCCCTACAACACTTACAAACACCCCGGGCTCCCCCCGGGGCCGATCGACAACCCCGGCCTGGAGGCGTTGCTCGCCGTCCTGAACCCCCAGCGCACCGACGCCAACGGCCTGCCCTACTTCTACTTCTTCCATGCCGGGGGCCGGCTCTACCTGAGCAGCACCTTCAACGAACACCTGCGCAAGCTCAACCGCTACTACTACTAG
- the ruvX gene encoding Holliday junction resolvase RuvX, which translates to MKVLGLDVGDARIGVAVAEEGRPLAFGRGWIERRDLEDDVARVCELARREEAGRVVVGLPRRTGGEEGAQAAKVRAFAAALEAAGLEVRFVDERFTTRVAAQALAHLPRKKRQQKGRLDEAAAVAILETYLERNA; encoded by the coding sequence GTGAAGGTGCTCGGGCTCGACGTGGGGGATGCGCGCATCGGCGTGGCCGTGGCCGAGGAGGGGCGGCCGCTCGCCTTCGGACGCGGCTGGATCGAGCGCCGGGACCTCGAAGACGACGTGGCCCGGGTGTGCGAGCTGGCCCGCCGTGAGGAGGCCGGGCGCGTCGTCGTGGGGCTGCCCCGGCGCACCGGGGGCGAGGAGGGGGCGCAGGCCGCCAAGGTGCGCGCCTTCGCCGCGGCGCTCGAGGCCGCGGGGCTGGAGGTGCGCTTCGTCGACGAGCGCTTCACCACCCGCGTCGCCGCCCAGGCGCTGGCCCACCTGCCCCGGAAGAAGCGCCAGCAGAAGGGACGGCTCGACGAAGCCGCGGCCGTGGCCATCCTCGAGACCTACCTCGAGAGGAACGCGTGA